The Apium graveolens cultivar Ventura chromosome 6, ASM990537v1, whole genome shotgun sequence genome contains a region encoding:
- the LOC141667873 gene encoding eukaryotic translation initiation factor 5A-3-like isoform X1, with protein MVDTGDLWGYETIQECPPNTGFMPEKRTVVRKVRDLRSFVCIKEHPCKIVAIRTPIDPATRKYHRVKRQFVVIDIFTGEVFKATFPLSGTCDVPIVTLTDYRLVVIREKDSHMTLLDEKGNIRQDLKLPTDQDLLSKVKFGLSEGKAVFLSVASAMGKEKIIASKILKPKYWFRHTLPVRDDSTQMYS; from the exons ATGGTAGATACCGGGGACTTGTGGGGCTATGAAACCATCCAAGAATGTCCCCCCAATACTGGTTTCATGCCTGAGAAGAGGACCGTCGTGCGAAAAGTCAGGGATCTGAGGAGTTTTGTCTGCATCAAAGAACATCCCTGCAAG ATTGTTGCGATCAGAACTCCAATTGATCCCGCTACACGTAAGTATCATCGCGTTAAACGTCAGTTTGTTGTCATCGACATATTCACCGGGGAAGTATTTAAAGCTACTTTTCCCCTATCCGGCACTTGTGAT GTCCCTATTGTCACCCTTACTGACTATCGGCTCGTTGTTATTCGTGAGAAAGATTCACAT ATGACCTTGCTTGATGAGAAAGGTAATATAAGGCAAGATCTAAAGCTTCCAACAGATCAGGATCTCCTTTCAAAG GTCAAGTTTGGATTGTCCGAGGGAAAAGCCGTATTTCTTTCTGTCGCGTCTGCTATGGGAAAAGAGAAAATCATTGCTTCAAAGATACTGAAGCCAAAGTACTG GTTCAGACACACGCTCCCAGTACGTGACGATTCTACTCAAATGTATTCATGA
- the LOC141667873 gene encoding eukaryotic translation initiation factor 5A-3-like isoform X2, with protein sequence MVDTGDLWGYETIQECPPNTGFMPEKRTVVRKVRDLRSFVCIKEHPCKIVAIRTPIDPATRKYHRVKRQFVVIDIFTGEVFKATFPLSGTCDVPIVTLTDYRLVVIREKDSHMTLLDEKGNIRQDLKLPTDQDLLSKVKFGLSEGKAVFLSVASAMGKEKIIASKILKPKY encoded by the exons ATGGTAGATACCGGGGACTTGTGGGGCTATGAAACCATCCAAGAATGTCCCCCCAATACTGGTTTCATGCCTGAGAAGAGGACCGTCGTGCGAAAAGTCAGGGATCTGAGGAGTTTTGTCTGCATCAAAGAACATCCCTGCAAG ATTGTTGCGATCAGAACTCCAATTGATCCCGCTACACGTAAGTATCATCGCGTTAAACGTCAGTTTGTTGTCATCGACATATTCACCGGGGAAGTATTTAAAGCTACTTTTCCCCTATCCGGCACTTGTGAT GTCCCTATTGTCACCCTTACTGACTATCGGCTCGTTGTTATTCGTGAGAAAGATTCACAT ATGACCTTGCTTGATGAGAAAGGTAATATAAGGCAAGATCTAAAGCTTCCAACAGATCAGGATCTCCTTTCAAAG GTCAAGTTTGGATTGTCCGAGGGAAAAGCCGTATTTCTTTCTGTCGCGTCTGCTATGGGAAAAGAGAAAATCATTGCTTCAAAGATACTGAAGCCAAAGTACTG A
- the LOC141668728 gene encoding SKP1-like protein 1A: MESTSLRLVSRDGQVFEVDENVVLGSLTIVQSRQKSDDHDSPVVLDEIDGKTLEKVIKYFNRHYVPFPDLADEAVANSLKAFDADFVNVDETTFFNLIDAAYYLKIKSLMDLTCATLSKKLKGKNDKEIHEVIENWKQYAD; the protein is encoded by the exons ATGGAGAGTACAAGCCTACGCCTAGTAAGTCGCGATGGACAGGTTTTTGAGGTAGACGAAAACGTAGTTTTGGGTTCTTTGACAATCGTTCAATCAAGGCAAAAGAGCGATGATCACGATTCCCCTGTTGTACTCGATGAGATTGATGGGAAGACTTTGGAAAAGGTTATCAAATACTTCAATCGTCATTATGTACCATTTCCTGATCTTGCCGACGAGGCCGTGGCCAATTCTCTCAAAGCTTTCGATGCTGACTTCGTGAATGTTGATGAGACCACTTTCTTTAATCTAATTGAT GCAGCATACTACCTCAAAATCAAGTCATTGATGGATCTTACATGTGCAACATTGTCAAAGAAATTGAAAGGGAAGAACGATAAGGAGATCCATGAGGTTATAGAAAACTGGAAACAGTATGCTGACTAA